In Thermogemmata fonticola, a genomic segment contains:
- a CDS encoding outer membrane protein assembly factor BamB family protein: protein MRRNHIAWGWNRLLFAPSLVLALPLVWPGRQPVAGYQESVSGSPQPASASVPPPWGTYRGNPQRTGNTDQRPGPRQPTVLWIHKSQEHFVAAPVPVGDAVYVSGIGAFNRPSLHLFALAGGNPPPLRWSKSAPYLKLPSVSSPAVAEDCLLFGDGMHQDSGGTWHCVDARSGLPLWQLPLPGDLIHLEGAPLVVGQRAYMGAGAAGVLAIQWNTAVLEGKEYDLAAVRQRQQQRWKELLARYEEDKKKDPDFAIPPDDSQLLKFTPKKLWQKGQNQWHVDAPLNVSGELLLVPSAFLDKEKVGERGLLALRADNGEIVWKARLEYNPWGGATVAGETILVPGSSIGYYYKELRAAKGDLTALDRKTGQVRWRKEIPTGGIVSCVAVHNGLAIAAATDGKVRAFSVTDGERAWLYDCKAPLFAPPAIAGEAVYVADLTATVHALDLKTGRPLWTYPLAKDIGNPGMVYGGVTVHGGKLIVATCNLEGPYLGKPTAVVCLGSR, encoded by the coding sequence ATGAGACGTAATCACATTGCGTGGGGCTGGAATCGGCTGCTATTCGCTCCGAGTTTGGTGCTCGCGCTACCGCTGGTCTGGCCAGGCCGCCAACCGGTAGCAGGGTATCAGGAGTCAGTTTCGGGGTCCCCCCAGCCAGCCTCGGCCTCCGTCCCGCCTCCCTGGGGCACCTACCGGGGCAACCCCCAGCGGACGGGCAACACCGACCAGCGACCCGGCCCGCGCCAGCCGACGGTTCTGTGGATACACAAGTCCCAGGAGCACTTTGTGGCTGCCCCGGTGCCCGTGGGTGATGCCGTCTATGTGTCCGGGATCGGTGCTTTCAATCGGCCTTCCCTCCATCTGTTCGCCCTGGCCGGAGGGAATCCTCCTCCCCTGCGCTGGAGCAAATCCGCCCCGTATCTGAAGCTCCCCAGCGTCAGCTCCCCTGCTGTGGCGGAGGACTGCCTCCTCTTTGGAGATGGAATGCATCAGGACTCCGGCGGCACCTGGCACTGCGTGGATGCCCGCAGCGGCCTGCCGCTTTGGCAATTGCCTCTGCCGGGGGACTTGATCCATCTCGAAGGCGCACCGCTCGTGGTGGGACAACGGGCTTACATGGGAGCCGGTGCTGCGGGTGTGCTGGCCATCCAATGGAACACTGCCGTGCTCGAAGGAAAGGAATACGATCTTGCCGCCGTCCGCCAGCGGCAACAGCAGCGCTGGAAAGAACTGCTCGCCCGTTATGAGGAAGACAAGAAAAAAGACCCGGACTTCGCCATTCCCCCTGACGACAGCCAACTGCTGAAGTTCACCCCCAAAAAACTTTGGCAGAAAGGCCAGAACCAGTGGCACGTGGACGCACCCCTCAACGTGAGCGGCGAACTTCTTTTGGTACCATCGGCGTTTCTGGACAAGGAAAAAGTGGGCGAGCGCGGCCTCCTGGCCCTCCGTGCGGATAACGGAGAGATTGTCTGGAAAGCCCGGCTCGAATACAACCCGTGGGGCGGAGCCACAGTGGCGGGCGAAACGATCCTCGTGCCTGGCAGCTCCATCGGCTACTACTACAAGGAACTGCGGGCGGCCAAAGGCGATCTGACAGCTCTGGATCGCAAAACGGGCCAGGTCCGCTGGCGTAAGGAAATCCCCACCGGCGGCATCGTCAGTTGCGTGGCCGTTCACAATGGCCTGGCGATCGCCGCCGCCACCGATGGCAAAGTCCGCGCCTTCTCCGTCACAGACGGCGAACGCGCCTGGCTCTACGACTGCAAGGCCCCGCTCTTTGCTCCGCCCGCCATCGCAGGAGAAGCAGTGTACGTCGCCGACCTCACAGCCACGGTGCATGCGCTCGATCTCAAAACTGGTCGGCCGCTCTGGACCTACCCCTTGGCGAAAGATATCGGCAATCCCGGCATGGTTTACGGCGGTGTCACGGTTCACGGGGGTAAGCTCATTGTCGCCACCTGCAACCTGGAAGGCCCTTATCTGGGCAAACCCACCGCTGTCGTCTGTTTGGGGAGCCGCTGA
- a CDS encoding NADP-dependent isocitrate dehydrogenase codes for MAKIRVKNPIVEMDGDEMTRIIWHKIREQLILPFLDIELKYFDLGIQNRDATDDRVTVEAAEATKKYGVAVKCATITPDEARVKEFGLKRMYPSPNGTIRNILNGTIFREPIICRNVPRLVKHWDKPVVVARHGFGDQYKATELAFSGAGTLKLTFTPADGGAAIEKEVFQAPGAGVALAMYNLDESIRGFARACFHYALGRRLPVYLSTKNTILKVYDGRFKNIFQEIYDQEFRSQFEAAGLTYEHRLIDDMVAASLKWTGGYLWACKNYDGDVQSDAIAQGFGSLGLMTSVLMSPDGKTVEAEAAHGTVTRHYRLYQQGKPTSTNPIASIYAWTRGLYYRGKMDNTPEVIHFAETLEKVCVDLVERGQMTKDLAVLISDSTPYLTTDEYLHAVTQELHQRLKV; via the coding sequence ATGGCCAAAATCCGCGTCAAGAATCCGATTGTGGAAATGGACGGCGACGAAATGACCCGCATCATTTGGCACAAAATCCGGGAGCAGTTGATCCTCCCTTTTCTGGATATTGAGCTGAAGTATTTCGATCTCGGCATCCAGAACCGCGATGCCACGGACGATCGGGTCACGGTGGAAGCAGCGGAAGCGACGAAAAAATACGGGGTGGCGGTCAAGTGTGCCACCATCACTCCTGACGAAGCGCGGGTCAAGGAATTTGGCTTGAAGCGGATGTATCCCTCGCCCAATGGCACGATCCGCAACATCCTCAATGGGACGATCTTCCGCGAGCCGATCATCTGCCGCAACGTTCCGCGTCTGGTCAAGCATTGGGACAAACCCGTGGTGGTCGCGCGTCATGGTTTCGGTGATCAATACAAGGCCACGGAACTGGCGTTCAGCGGAGCCGGCACTCTCAAGCTGACGTTTACTCCCGCCGATGGAGGGGCGGCCATCGAAAAGGAAGTGTTCCAGGCTCCCGGAGCCGGTGTCGCCCTGGCCATGTACAACTTGGACGAATCGATCCGCGGTTTTGCCCGCGCCTGCTTTCACTATGCCCTGGGACGGCGTCTGCCTGTGTACCTGTCGACAAAAAATACCATCCTCAAAGTTTATGACGGCCGATTCAAAAATATCTTCCAGGAAATTTATGACCAGGAGTTCCGCTCTCAATTCGAGGCCGCGGGTTTGACCTACGAACACCGGCTCATTGACGACATGGTCGCGGCCAGCTTGAAATGGACCGGCGGCTACCTCTGGGCCTGCAAAAACTACGACGGCGACGTTCAGTCCGATGCCATCGCTCAGGGCTTCGGCTCCCTTGGCCTGATGACGTCGGTCCTGATGAGTCCCGACGGGAAAACAGTGGAAGCCGAGGCCGCCCACGGCACCGTCACCCGCCACTACCGCCTCTACCAGCAAGGCAAACCCACGAGTACCAATCCCATCGCTTCCATTTACGCCTGGACGCGGGGCCTCTACTATCGGGGCAAAATGGACAACACCCCGGAGGTCATCCACTTCGCCGAGACACTGGAAAAGGTCTGCGTGGACCTGGTCGAGCGGGGTCAAATGACCAAAGACCTCGCCGTTCTCATCAGCGACTCCACCCCCTATTTGACAACGGACGAATACCTCCACGCCGTGACCCAGGAACTGCACCAGCGGCTGAAAGTATAG
- a CDS encoding YdjY domain-containing protein: MKRFLLIFALLFGMHTVIAQESKSGGITVDPKKRQVIIEAKVAPRQLPHLDKVYPIELIAGWPHPKGKKAHEIVVSVDVMPSQVHKALEQLGLKPGKPAKGEGAKAEGPIVQVYLEVPDAAGEYKRVPLEKVLWDPKTRKAPPKMTFLFTGSVLSPRDPNKPEDKVYGADLTGSLICLFPVTDEVVLQTTWTMKEEKFLKLDVNPDALPKVGTAVRLILEVPSP, encoded by the coding sequence ATGAAACGCTTTCTGCTCATCTTCGCTTTGCTCTTCGGAATGCACACCGTGATCGCCCAGGAGTCGAAATCCGGAGGGATCACCGTCGATCCGAAAAAGCGGCAGGTGATCATCGAGGCCAAGGTGGCCCCTCGGCAGCTTCCTCACCTGGATAAGGTCTATCCCATCGAACTGATTGCCGGCTGGCCCCACCCCAAGGGGAAAAAGGCCCACGAAATCGTGGTCAGCGTGGATGTGATGCCTTCCCAGGTGCACAAAGCCCTGGAGCAATTGGGCCTCAAGCCGGGAAAACCGGCCAAAGGGGAAGGCGCTAAAGCCGAAGGGCCAATCGTGCAGGTGTACCTAGAAGTTCCTGATGCCGCCGGAGAATACAAACGCGTGCCCCTGGAAAAAGTCCTCTGGGACCCGAAAACCCGCAAAGCTCCCCCGAAAATGACCTTCCTCTTTACCGGCTCCGTCCTCAGTCCCCGCGACCCGAACAAACCGGAGGACAAGGTTTACGGCGCGGACTTGACCGGCTCCCTCATTTGCCTTTTCCCCGTCACCGATGAAGTCGTCCTGCAAACCACCTGGACCATGAAAGAGGAAAAATTCCTCAAACTCGACGTGAACCCCGATGCCCTCCCGAAAGTGGGCACTGCGGTCCGCCTGATCCTGGAAGTTCCTTCCCCTTGA
- a CDS encoding FG-GAP repeat domain-containing protein — protein sequence MTPLRHLPLPLLLAILAVASILPWAEAYVEAPITLGDIVRQSTNIVHMQVQKVDREKNLIIYKKLRDLKGVHPQDPIKHNIGRGGLRPGEWQEIMNWAEVGKEAVFFHNGGASETYFGVSWYQAYPQGEWWGMSHGEPFLLRSYAGKVERLPGIIEEMLAGKEVIVPCMVDGDKEALHKKTARIQRLRASLKLLDYNPKRDFVGWGVEEIRALEGYAGFNKFGTLPRTDGEAQAVSALDFNNDGKADVCLCAASKVLLLQNDGDSFTEVALPGLTGGARAAVWADYNGDGLPDLLLATGSGPRLYTNLGAGKFRDDTRLLPPSALGLPATAAAWGDFDADGKPDLAIAHGYHGLRLYRNNRPADAQLRSAPPKLGDWYAIGPFRHPGGMSNFDARFTPETEPFDPNKVHKGKRDMPVKWTKKTYADGSVNSLAEFGNNCATYLYREIEAAVPTRLPVSLGSDDTLTVWLNGEKILSENVGRACAPDQNRAVLNLKAGKNTLLLKICNGSGDYAFYFAAGEPELGGEPWFQDVTSAWGLTPDTPAAQLRGDALAVADFNADGKPDILYAAGQGLLLLNAGGRFTLKADSGLAFQTGKVGPVVLDYDGDGHLDLFIPQRNGQCLLFRNDGTGRFANITASAGDLAKPVPGMVAAAAADFNNDGKPDLLLCCLRGPNRYLENNSHGVFTDKTAAIGLHQRVFNSQAATLADLNGDGRLDLVLHNEGQESCILFGAMPLPNGQTPVQLSLNGTAVLNGGRVIIRNGNGQPVATAAIVGGHGRGGQCGLLPRFLLSPGSYKIELVSPNGAVTSRDLNVAATPLQVRCQ from the coding sequence ATGACCCCCCTGCGACATCTCCCCTTGCCCCTGCTGCTGGCCATCCTCGCTGTGGCGTCGATTCTCCCCTGGGCGGAAGCCTACGTGGAAGCCCCGATTACCCTGGGAGACATCGTCCGGCAGTCCACGAACATCGTCCACATGCAGGTGCAAAAGGTGGACCGCGAGAAAAACCTGATCATTTACAAAAAGCTGCGGGACCTCAAGGGGGTCCATCCCCAGGACCCGATCAAGCACAACATTGGCCGGGGCGGACTGCGTCCGGGGGAATGGCAAGAGATCATGAACTGGGCGGAAGTAGGTAAGGAGGCCGTTTTCTTCCACAACGGCGGGGCCAGCGAGACCTACTTCGGCGTGTCCTGGTACCAGGCGTATCCCCAAGGGGAATGGTGGGGGATGTCCCACGGGGAACCCTTCTTGCTGCGGTCCTACGCCGGCAAAGTCGAGCGGCTCCCCGGCATCATCGAGGAGATGCTCGCGGGCAAGGAAGTCATCGTGCCTTGCATGGTCGATGGCGATAAGGAAGCCCTGCATAAGAAGACGGCCCGCATCCAGCGCCTGCGCGCGAGCCTGAAACTGCTCGACTACAACCCAAAGCGAGACTTTGTGGGCTGGGGCGTCGAGGAAATCCGCGCGCTGGAAGGCTACGCCGGCTTCAACAAGTTCGGCACCTTACCCCGGACCGACGGTGAGGCCCAAGCGGTATCCGCCCTCGACTTCAACAACGACGGCAAAGCGGACGTCTGCCTCTGCGCCGCGAGCAAAGTGCTCCTGCTGCAAAACGACGGCGATAGCTTTACGGAAGTGGCGTTGCCGGGTCTGACGGGCGGAGCGCGGGCGGCGGTTTGGGCGGACTACAACGGCGATGGCCTGCCGGATCTGCTCCTGGCCACCGGGAGCGGCCCCCGTCTCTACACCAACTTGGGGGCTGGCAAGTTCCGGGACGACACGCGCCTGCTGCCCCCTTCAGCGCTCGGACTGCCCGCCACAGCCGCAGCTTGGGGCGACTTCGACGCGGACGGCAAGCCGGACCTCGCCATCGCCCACGGCTATCATGGCCTGCGTTTGTACCGCAACAACCGCCCCGCCGATGCTCAACTCCGCTCCGCTCCCCCGAAGCTCGGCGATTGGTATGCCATCGGGCCGTTCCGCCATCCCGGCGGCATGAGCAACTTCGACGCTCGATTCACCCCGGAAACCGAACCCTTTGATCCCAACAAGGTCCACAAAGGCAAGCGGGACATGCCGGTCAAGTGGACGAAAAAGACCTACGCCGACGGCAGCGTCAACAGTCTGGCCGAGTTTGGAAACAATTGCGCCACCTATCTGTACCGCGAGATCGAGGCCGCTGTTCCCACCCGGCTGCCGGTTTCCTTGGGTAGCGATGATACCTTGACCGTCTGGCTCAACGGGGAAAAAATCCTCAGCGAAAACGTGGGCCGGGCCTGCGCTCCCGATCAAAATCGCGCCGTCCTGAACTTGAAAGCAGGCAAGAACACGTTGCTCCTCAAAATCTGCAATGGGAGTGGGGATTACGCTTTTTACTTTGCTGCCGGCGAGCCAGAGCTTGGGGGCGAGCCGTGGTTTCAGGATGTGACTTCGGCGTGGGGTTTGACACCCGACACGCCGGCAGCCCAGTTGCGAGGCGATGCCCTAGCCGTGGCCGACTTCAACGCCGATGGCAAGCCTGACATCCTCTACGCCGCCGGCCAGGGCCTGTTGTTACTCAACGCTGGCGGCCGCTTCACCCTCAAAGCGGACAGCGGCTTGGCCTTCCAAACCGGCAAAGTGGGACCCGTGGTGCTGGACTACGATGGCGACGGCCATCTGGACCTGTTCATCCCCCAGCGCAACGGGCAATGCCTTCTCTTCCGCAACGACGGCACCGGGCGATTCGCCAACATCACGGCTTCCGCGGGCGACCTGGCCAAACCCGTGCCGGGAATGGTAGCGGCGGCGGCGGCGGACTTCAACAACGACGGCAAGCCGGACCTTCTCCTCTGCTGCCTGCGCGGCCCAAATCGGTACCTGGAAAACAACAGCCACGGCGTCTTCACGGACAAAACGGCGGCCATTGGCCTGCATCAGCGCGTCTTCAACTCGCAAGCCGCCACCTTAGCCGACCTCAACGGCGATGGCCGGCTCGACCTGGTGCTGCACAATGAGGGCCAGGAATCCTGCATTCTCTTCGGAGCCATGCCGCTGCCCAACGGCCAAACACCCGTGCAACTCTCCCTCAACGGCACCGCCGTGCTCAATGGCGGACGCGTCATCATCCGCAATGGCAACGGGCAGCCTGTGGCCACAGCCGCCATCGTCGGCGGCCATGGCCGAGGAGGACAGTGCGGCCTCCTGCCGCGCTTCCTCCTGTCGCCGGGGTCCTACAAGATCGAACTGGTCAGCCCAAACGGCGCCGTTACTTCGCGAGACCTGAATGTGGCCGCGACACCGCTTCAGGTCAGATGCCAATGA